A genomic window from Oceanobacillus timonensis includes:
- a CDS encoding mannose/fructose/sorbose PTS transporter subunit IIA, translating to MVGIIIATHGEFATGILQSAAMIFGEQENVEAVTLMPSEGPNDVRAKMEKAIASFDNQDDVLFLVDLWGGTPFNQANSLIEGHEDKWAIVAGLNLAMVIESYASRLSMNTAHEIAGHIIGTAKEAVKVKPEELEPAAAAEADGDSSGASKGAPGSFEYVLARIDSRLLHGQVATSWTRSTSPTRIIVVSDTVAKDELRKKLIQQAAPSGIKAHTVPIQKMIELAKDDQHFGGQRALLLFENPQDALRAVEGGVPLDTINVGSMSHSTGKVQLDKVLAFDQNDIDAFKKLKELGVAFDVRKVPDNHGANMDDILRRAQAEIDRQASS from the coding sequence ATGGTAGGAATTATCATTGCTACTCATGGTGAATTTGCTACCGGTATCTTGCAATCCGCAGCAATGATCTTCGGTGAACAAGAAAATGTAGAAGCCGTTACATTGATGCCTAGTGAAGGCCCCAATGATGTTAGAGCAAAAATGGAGAAAGCAATCGCCTCTTTCGATAACCAAGATGACGTATTATTCTTAGTCGATCTTTGGGGCGGAACTCCTTTCAACCAGGCCAACAGTTTGATAGAAGGACACGAAGATAAATGGGCTATCGTTGCCGGTTTGAACTTGGCAATGGTGATTGAATCTTATGCATCGCGTTTATCCATGAACACAGCGCACGAAATAGCAGGCCATATTATAGGGACAGCAAAAGAAGCAGTGAAAGTAAAGCCGGAAGAATTGGAACCAGCAGCGGCTGCTGAAGCGGATGGCGATTCTTCCGGAGCCAGCAAAGGAGCTCCGGGGTCATTCGAGTACGTGTTAGCACGTATCGACTCTCGTTTACTGCACGGGCAGGTAGCCACTTCCTGGACGAGAAGTACATCACCCACTCGTATCATTGTTGTATCGGACACGGTAGCAAAGGATGAACTCCGTAAGAAGTTGATTCAACAGGCTGCTCCTTCCGGTATAAAAGCACATACCGTTCCTATTCAAAAAATGATCGAACTCGCAAAAGATGATCAGCATTTTGGCGGCCAAAGGGCGTTACTCTTGTTTGAAAATCCGCAAGATGCCCTTCGAGCGGTGGAAGGCGGCGTTCCGCTGGATACCATTAACGTCGGCTCCATGTCACACTCAACTGGTAAAGTCCAGTTGGATAAGGTACTGGCCTTTGATCAGAATGATATTGATGCTTTCAAAAAGCTCAAAGAATTAGGTGTAGCGTTTGATGTACGTAAAGTTCCGGATAACCATGGAGCCAATATGGACGATATTTTAAGAAGAGCTCAAGCAGAGATAGATAGACAGGCATCATCCTGA
- a CDS encoding aldo/keto reductase, with the protein MVQLGNKSLFPIGMGTWHMGDSPAKRKQEIEALRYGLENGIEVIDTAEMYGEGNSEQLVGEAIQDVNREDIYLISKFYPFHAQQPELEKALEDSLNRLGTEYLDLYLLHWKSSTPLAETIEALEKFVKEGRIRAWGVSNFDVKDVEGMWEVKGGENSTANQVLYNIASRGIEYDLLPLQRNRGLPTIAYSPAAQGDTRGDKITSNKVLQEIARAHNATVFQVMLAWTIRHDDVLAIPQSSDPKHIQENIDAARINFSEEELQQIDKAFPAPKRKMPLDII; encoded by the coding sequence ATGGTTCAATTAGGAAACAAATCATTATTTCCAATCGGGATGGGAACCTGGCATATGGGTGACAGCCCGGCAAAACGAAAGCAGGAAATCGAAGCACTCAGATATGGATTGGAAAATGGTATTGAAGTGATTGATACTGCTGAAATGTACGGAGAAGGTAATTCGGAACAGCTTGTTGGGGAAGCTATTCAAGATGTGAACAGAGAAGATATTTATCTTATTTCTAAATTCTACCCGTTTCATGCGCAGCAGCCAGAGTTGGAAAAGGCACTGGAGGACTCCTTAAACCGGTTAGGAACGGAATATCTGGATTTGTATTTACTGCATTGGAAAAGCAGCACACCACTTGCGGAAACCATTGAAGCTTTAGAAAAATTTGTGAAAGAGGGACGTATTCGCGCTTGGGGCGTTTCCAACTTTGATGTCAAAGATGTCGAGGGAATGTGGGAAGTAAAAGGCGGAGAAAATAGTACTGCAAATCAGGTTCTGTATAATATAGCCAGCAGAGGAATTGAATATGATTTACTTCCGCTGCAGAGAAACAGGGGACTTCCGACTATTGCTTATTCGCCCGCTGCTCAAGGTGATACAAGAGGAGATAAAATAACTTCAAACAAGGTGTTGCAGGAAATTGCTAGAGCGCACAATGCGACAGTGTTTCAAGTCATGCTGGCGTGGACGATTCGTCACGACGATGTTCTGGCTATTCCGCAATCCAGTGATCCAAAGCATATACAGGAAAATATAGATGCTGCCAGGATAAACTTTTCTGAAGAAGAACTGCAGCAGATAGACAAAGCATTTCCTGCACCAAAACGGAAAATGCCGTTGGATATTATTTAA
- a CDS encoding PadR family transcriptional regulator, whose amino-acid sequence MDREIMKGSIDILLLNLLSGKDMYGYEMVKVLKDKSDQLYNMGEGTLYPALKRMEKKQWLQSYWSETQHGRRKYYQITDEGNAILEKKLEEWNNINHLITKTSGDLS is encoded by the coding sequence ATGGACCGAGAAATCATGAAGGGAAGTATTGATATTTTATTGCTTAATCTACTATCTGGTAAAGATATGTACGGTTATGAAATGGTAAAGGTACTGAAAGACAAAAGTGATCAATTGTATAACATGGGGGAGGGAACACTTTACCCTGCTTTAAAGCGAATGGAGAAAAAGCAGTGGCTTCAGTCCTATTGGTCGGAAACACAACATGGCAGAAGGAAGTACTACCAGATAACAGATGAAGGTAATGCTATTTTAGAAAAGAAACTGGAAGAATGGAATAATATCAATCATTTAATAACAAAAACATCCGGGGATTTATCATGA
- a CDS encoding macrolide 2'-phosphotransferase, translated as MDKQTVTELAATYGLDLRQESIHFNESGLDFLVANAEDTGGAEWILRIPRRDDVMERTVDEQKVLEVAHQYVPFQVPVWSIYEKDLIAYKKLDGVPAGTIDPDIQNYVWKMDIENIPEQFHQTQGEILASLHTVPKEAVKKAGVPAHSAGEAKASMKERIEKVKKQFGVADDLWNRWQAWLNNDELWPQETGLMHGDLHAGHMMIDGDTRVIGLIDWTEAKVTDVSNDFVFQYKAFGEEALEKLIHYYKQAGGIYWPKMKEHIIELDAAYAVAIAEFAMISGVEEYEQMAKEALGVIK; from the coding sequence TTGGATAAACAAACGGTGACAGAGTTAGCTGCAACGTATGGATTGGATTTAAGACAGGAGTCGATTCACTTTAATGAATCAGGATTGGATTTTCTGGTTGCTAATGCGGAAGATACAGGTGGAGCGGAATGGATTTTAAGGATTCCCAGACGGGATGATGTGATGGAGCGGACGGTGGACGAACAAAAAGTTTTAGAAGTGGCCCATCAGTATGTGCCCTTTCAAGTTCCTGTCTGGTCGATTTATGAAAAAGATTTAATTGCCTATAAAAAACTGGACGGTGTTCCTGCTGGTACCATTGACCCAGACATACAAAATTACGTATGGAAAATGGATATTGAAAATATTCCGGAGCAATTTCATCAGACGCAGGGAGAGATACTGGCTTCTTTGCATACGGTTCCTAAAGAAGCAGTGAAAAAAGCGGGTGTCCCTGCCCATTCAGCAGGAGAAGCGAAAGCATCGATGAAAGAAAGGATAGAGAAGGTGAAGAAGCAGTTTGGCGTTGCAGATGACCTTTGGAATCGCTGGCAGGCATGGCTGAATAATGATGAATTATGGCCGCAAGAAACAGGGCTGATGCATGGGGATTTGCATGCTGGACATATGATGATTGATGGAGACACAAGGGTCATTGGTTTAATTGATTGGACTGAAGCAAAGGTAACAGATGTTTCCAACGACTTTGTCTTTCAATATAAAGCTTTTGGCGAAGAGGCGCTGGAAAAACTGATTCATTATTACAAGCAAGCAGGCGGCATCTATTGGCCGAAAATGAAAGAGCATATTATAGAATTGGATGCGGCCTATGCAGTGGCGATTGCAGAATTTGCAATGATTTCCGGTGTGGAAGAGTATGAACAGATGGCTAAGGAAGCATTGGGAGTAATTAAGTAA
- a CDS encoding TolB family protein: MSLKWKNISFIAGVVLLFLILWGTGYLAGGAEGYSGFGESTDISPDDEEITFIYEHEGKSAVYTAPVNGGNAELVAEAAEGNSLLNPVFSPNGEEIAYVEQWEEDDEQPLGKLMLIDRESGEKKEVTDKEGLVTEAAFAPDGQTLFYLEAGVHTNYSPIASERPHGFDVYRVDLETEETEQVTNKDAYDMSDLDVTPDGEELMYRNYDEKDQVVFHNLEDESETKVVPKGKFASGAPIISSPALSPDGEYVAFADVAKTGEDGNYIYEGFQMDLETKQAEQITSFSEHVTKPVFFHNQDKLIVTVDKAFATSEPDYNYWVISADSEERERIQIEIP; this comes from the coding sequence ATGTCATTAAAATGGAAAAATATAAGCTTCATCGCCGGGGTGGTTCTATTATTTCTTATTCTTTGGGGAACAGGCTATTTAGCCGGGGGCGCTGAGGGTTACTCCGGTTTTGGTGAGTCTACCGATATTTCACCGGATGATGAGGAAATAACCTTTATTTATGAACACGAGGGCAAATCTGCCGTTTATACAGCGCCTGTTAACGGTGGCAATGCGGAACTGGTAGCCGAAGCCGCGGAAGGAAATTCTCTGCTTAACCCGGTATTTTCCCCTAATGGTGAAGAAATTGCCTATGTTGAACAATGGGAAGAAGATGATGAACAACCGCTTGGAAAACTGATGCTTATCGATCGTGAAAGTGGAGAGAAAAAAGAAGTCACAGATAAGGAAGGATTAGTGACCGAAGCTGCTTTTGCGCCCGATGGTCAGACTTTATTTTATCTTGAAGCTGGTGTACACACAAATTATTCTCCAATTGCATCAGAGCGGCCCCATGGTTTCGATGTTTACCGCGTTGATTTGGAAACAGAGGAGACGGAGCAGGTTACAAACAAAGATGCTTATGATATGTCTGACTTAGATGTAACGCCTGATGGAGAGGAACTGATGTATCGAAATTATGATGAAAAAGACCAGGTTGTATTTCACAATTTGGAAGATGAAAGCGAGACAAAAGTTGTTCCAAAAGGAAAATTCGCTTCAGGTGCACCGATTATATCCTCGCCTGCATTGTCACCAGATGGAGAGTATGTTGCTTTTGCTGATGTAGCCAAAACAGGTGAAGATGGTAATTATATTTACGAAGGGTTCCAAATGGATTTAGAGACAAAGCAAGCAGAGCAGATAACGTCATTTAGTGAACATGTTACCAAACCAGTCTTTTTTCATAACCAAGATAAGCTGATTGTTACGGTGGATAAAGCATTTGCTACTTCTGAGCCGGATTACAACTATTGGGTGATTAGTGCGGATAGTGAAGAACGGGAACGCATTCAAATAGAAATTCCATGA
- a CDS encoding DUF956 family protein has protein sequence MVQSINTKVDLVIEATSHTGVSDYGKIMIGDKGFEFFNKRDVRKYIQIPWEEVDYVIASVMFKGKWIPRYAIQTKQNGTFSFSSKNSKKVLRSIREYVDPNRLVQSLSAVDVMKRNVKHVFKKG, from the coding sequence ATGGTCCAGTCTATCAATACAAAAGTCGATTTAGTTATTGAAGCAACGTCACATACAGGCGTATCTGATTATGGAAAGATTATGATTGGAGATAAAGGTTTTGAATTTTTCAACAAACGGGACGTTCGCAAGTATATTCAAATTCCGTGGGAAGAAGTAGATTACGTAATTGCTTCTGTGATGTTCAAAGGGAAATGGATTCCACGTTATGCCATTCAGACGAAGCAGAATGGAACATTTTCATTCTCCTCGAAGAACTCCAAAAAAGTCTTGCGATCTATTCGTGAATACGTTGATCCAAACCGTTTGGTGCAATCACTAAGTGCTGTTGACGTCATGAAACGAAACGTCAAACATGTATTTAAAAAAGGATAA
- a CDS encoding general stress protein, giving the protein MTFVKSYTNDEMLEKDVNKLKDNNINSDVIFILSHDDDRTARIVKNTATAGIDYNKQDIGDDFEKQGDELREKLRELGISNENAEEYEADMDEGKVFLIVKDNAAKSILG; this is encoded by the coding sequence ATGACATTCGTAAAATCTTATACAAACGATGAAATGTTAGAAAAAGACGTTAATAAGCTGAAAGATAACAACATCAACTCAGATGTAATTTTCATTCTCTCGCACGATGATGACCGGACAGCACGTATTGTGAAGAACACAGCGACAGCAGGTATCGATTATAACAAGCAGGACATCGGAGACGATTTTGAAAAACAAGGTGACGAGTTAAGAGAAAAGCTTCGTGAATTGGGAATTTCTAATGAAAATGCTGAAGAATACGAAGCGGATATGGACGAAGGAAAAGTATTTTTAATTGTGAAAGATAACGCAGCCAAAAGTATATTAGGCTAA
- a CDS encoding PTS mannose/fructose/sorbose transporter subunit IIC: protein MTMIQIILIIIVAFIAGIEGILDEFQLHQPLVACTLIGLVTGEVTACVILGGSLQFIALGWANIGAAVAPDAALASVASAIILVLGGQGTSGVNSAIAIAIPLAVAGLLLTIIVRTLATGIVHLMDAAAKDGNFRKIEMWHVVAICMQGLRIAIPAALIVAIGAAPVRDMLQAMPDWLTDGLAVGGGMVVAVGYAMVINMMATKEVWPFFAIGFVLATIPDITLVGFGGIGVALALIYIALTKQGGSGGGGGNTGDPLGDIIDDY from the coding sequence TTGACAATGATTCAAATCATACTAATTATTATTGTGGCATTTATCGCTGGTATTGAAGGAATCCTGGATGAATTCCAGTTGCACCAGCCGCTTGTTGCTTGTACGCTAATCGGTTTGGTTACCGGCGAAGTAACCGCTTGCGTTATCCTGGGCGGCAGTTTGCAGTTTATTGCATTAGGCTGGGCAAATATTGGAGCTGCTGTAGCACCGGATGCAGCCTTAGCCTCCGTTGCATCTGCTATTATCCTCGTTTTAGGAGGACAGGGAACATCGGGTGTAAACTCTGCTATCGCAATTGCGATTCCACTAGCTGTTGCAGGTCTGTTATTGACTATCATCGTGCGGACCCTCGCAACCGGGATAGTCCATTTAATGGACGCGGCAGCGAAGGACGGTAACTTTAGGAAAATTGAAATGTGGCATGTAGTTGCCATCTGCATGCAAGGTTTACGTATTGCGATTCCAGCTGCGTTGATTGTAGCTATTGGTGCAGCTCCAGTTAGAGATATGCTCCAAGCGATGCCTGACTGGTTAACAGATGGTTTGGCAGTCGGCGGCGGAATGGTCGTAGCTGTTGGTTATGCAATGGTTATCAATATGATGGCTACCAAAGAAGTATGGCCTTTCTTTGCTATTGGTTTCGTACTGGCAACAATTCCAGATATTACGCTTGTCGGTTTTGGAGGTATTGGTGTAGCACTTGCCCTTATTTATATAGCACTGACAAAACAAGGCGGTTCTGGTGGCGGTGGCGGAAACACTGGTGACCCGCTGGGCGATATTATAGACGATTATTAA
- a CDS encoding permease prefix domain 1-containing protein has translation MNRIEKHVEDVLKQMQSPEDEREEIREELLSHLNEAKSNYISEGLSEKQAEKQVIDAFGNSHRIGRELQESKYPFQRGLLYLIGIITLLFGIIFYVNLAFVIREPDPVWLAIQLLAGSTVVLAAINISFVGRYFYLLNVLLMLHIIWNGINVVLMQSLSQWQAVLFSVYLFILIGLDLLFVFRNSYYSTNQAERKLQKQGFVKFSYMMNLLYGIIIIVVCLFFLWTFLAFTGPSVAAFIMLIPILIWLIFYKYQMRFIARKPVLSLATGLLVSALALVISFAILRFSIGG, from the coding sequence ATGAACCGGATTGAAAAACATGTAGAAGATGTGCTGAAACAGATGCAAAGTCCAGAAGATGAACGTGAGGAGATAAGAGAGGAGCTGCTCAGTCATTTAAACGAGGCGAAAAGCAATTATATCAGCGAGGGTCTCTCTGAAAAACAAGCAGAGAAACAAGTAATAGACGCATTTGGGAATTCGCATCGGATTGGACGGGAATTACAGGAATCGAAGTATCCGTTTCAACGGGGGTTATTGTATCTAATAGGTATCATTACACTCTTGTTCGGCATTATTTTTTATGTGAATCTTGCCTTTGTTATCCGTGAGCCTGATCCTGTCTGGCTGGCCATTCAGTTGTTGGCGGGTAGTACTGTCGTATTAGCAGCCATTAATATTTCCTTCGTCGGGCGTTACTTTTATTTGCTGAATGTACTGCTTATGCTCCACATTATCTGGAATGGGATTAATGTTGTATTGATGCAAAGTTTATCACAGTGGCAGGCTGTCCTTTTCAGTGTTTATTTGTTTATTCTGATTGGATTAGACCTTCTATTTGTTTTTCGAAATTCCTATTATTCTACCAATCAAGCAGAGCGCAAACTGCAGAAACAGGGATTCGTCAAATTCAGTTATATGATGAATCTGCTGTATGGAATCATTATTATCGTTGTGTGTTTGTTCTTCTTGTGGACATTCCTTGCTTTCACCGGGCCAAGCGTAGCAGCCTTTATTATGCTGATTCCGATTCTGATCTGGTTGATTTTTTATAAATATCAAATGAGATTCATTGCCAGAAAACCGGTACTATCTCTTGCGACAGGACTGTTGGTTTCTGCATTAGCTCTTGTGATATCTTTTGCTATTCTCAGATTTTCTATTGGAGGGTAA
- a CDS encoding PTS system mannose/fructose/sorbose family transporter subunit IID, with protein MAQEEIKLSRRDRIAIWWRSTFLQGSWNYERMQNGGWAFSMIPAIKRLYKTKEDRSAALQRHLEFFNTHPYVASPIIGVTLALEEERANGAPVENKAIQGVKVGMMGPLAGIGDPIFWFTLRPILGSLGASLAVSGNILGPILFFVLWNVVRMGFLWYSQELGYRAGEKITDDLSGGLLQDITKGASILGMFILGALVNRWVDVSFTPTVSEVQLGDGAYIDWDNLPSGAEGIQSALLQQDEGRALTQTEVTTLQDNLDSLIPGLAGLLLTLLCMWLLRKRVSPITMILGLFVVGIVFHVLHLM; from the coding sequence ATGGCACAAGAAGAAATCAAATTATCCAGAAGAGACCGCATTGCTATTTGGTGGCGCTCCACATTCCTTCAAGGTTCTTGGAACTATGAACGGATGCAAAACGGCGGCTGGGCATTTTCCATGATTCCCGCAATCAAAAGATTGTATAAAACAAAAGAAGACCGTTCTGCTGCATTGCAGCGTCACTTAGAATTTTTTAATACACACCCCTATGTTGCTTCTCCGATTATTGGGGTCACGTTAGCGCTGGAAGAAGAGCGCGCAAATGGTGCACCTGTTGAAAACAAGGCAATTCAAGGTGTAAAAGTCGGCATGATGGGTCCTTTAGCCGGTATTGGAGATCCAATTTTCTGGTTTACCCTCCGGCCGATTCTCGGTTCCTTAGGGGCTTCTCTCGCAGTATCCGGAAATATCCTTGGACCTATCCTCTTCTTCGTTTTATGGAATGTGGTCCGGATGGGATTCTTATGGTATTCACAGGAACTTGGTTACAGAGCAGGAGAAAAAATCACTGATGACCTATCAGGCGGATTGCTTCAGGATATTACGAAAGGCGCTTCCATCCTGGGTATGTTCATCCTCGGTGCCTTGGTAAACCGCTGGGTCGATGTAAGCTTTACGCCAACCGTATCGGAAGTCCAGCTTGGTGACGGCGCTTATATTGATTGGGATAACTTACCATCCGGGGCAGAAGGAATTCAGTCGGCATTGCTGCAACAAGATGAGGGCCGGGCATTAACCCAAACAGAGGTTACAACCTTACAAGACAACTTAGACAGTTTAATTCCCGGCCTGGCAGGTTTGTTGCTGACGCTTCTCTGTATGTGGCTGCTCCGAAAGAGAGTGTCACCAATTACCATGATTCTTGGGCTGTTCGTCGTTGGTATTGTATTCCACGTGCTTCATCTGATGTAA